In the genome of Desulfofarcimen acetoxidans DSM 771, one region contains:
- a CDS encoding right-handed parallel beta-helix repeat-containing protein — protein MRDILIIAGIVLVFLWFLALVYYSSKKSRRKQINTIFYVAPWGDDHNLGNPESPWRSIQYAVDQLKPGDQLILFGGTYIEYITIRNSGTQEKPVTIMAKTGEEVVLDGMGLVWKYAINIEFGASYLTIEGLKISNYIFGIGLWGQNTHVKLKGLDISDCGTALQIISGEKLVIENCSFHNNKGPGMAISPGPINDTIIKNTRSSYNEGTEVADGFILESGNGVLLEKCTADHNAGSGFNCGIDQLTISACVCEENAKIGINLSSNNAKIVNSIINSNGNAGLVYRGKDSLTIVNNLFVNNGLKGEYCIRVNDQILPAPAKMFSVNNIFAFNYCGIFLGGFVILENEDYNIYWSRDDAEIVINNRIYTRDEINSKVWYEETGQGKNSRSIDPLFVNLQYRDYRLARNSPAIDRGTGAFAPDKDIDGNIRPQGRGVDIGPYEAAEGSIVLPIAVAPKTPGYSSDISGTLDFCLDWGVVSSVHKVVKYCVQVRDGLSGNWQNWLMETPDIGGVFSGMSDHTYYFRAKARDILDNWGDWSGTSYTIVPMDDQNPLIRYSGEWSTVVDDFAYLNTLHYSSAQGDYFTLKFNSSEVAWIGVKGPDRGQAKLYLDGELQQVDLYSGKHQYRIPIFKVILPEGVHELKVEVSGTKNKLSAGFRVDLDGIAIKR, from the coding sequence ATGCGTGATATATTAATTATTGCCGGTATAGTTTTAGTATTTTTGTGGTTTTTAGCTCTTGTATATTATTCATCAAAAAAATCACGACGAAAGCAGATAAATACTATCTTTTATGTAGCCCCATGGGGAGATGATCATAACCTTGGAAACCCGGAAAGTCCCTGGCGCAGTATTCAGTACGCTGTAGACCAGTTGAAACCGGGAGACCAGCTTATCTTATTCGGAGGGACTTACATAGAATATATTACTATAAGAAATTCCGGAACACAGGAGAAGCCGGTTACAATTATGGCAAAAACCGGGGAAGAAGTTGTGCTGGATGGTATGGGCCTGGTATGGAAATACGCCATTAATATCGAATTCGGTGCATCATATTTAACAATTGAGGGTTTAAAGATAAGTAACTATATATTTGGTATTGGTCTATGGGGTCAGAATACCCATGTAAAACTTAAGGGCTTGGATATATCCGATTGTGGAACCGCTTTGCAAATCATATCCGGAGAAAAATTAGTGATTGAAAACTGTTCCTTCCACAATAACAAAGGCCCGGGTATGGCTATATCGCCAGGCCCGATAAACGACACTATAATAAAAAATACCCGTTCTTCATATAATGAAGGAACAGAAGTTGCTGACGGGTTTATCCTGGAAAGCGGTAACGGGGTTCTGCTGGAAAAGTGTACGGCAGATCACAATGCCGGTTCCGGTTTTAACTGTGGGATTGACCAGCTTACTATATCTGCGTGTGTCTGTGAAGAAAATGCTAAGATAGGCATCAATTTAAGCAGCAATAATGCAAAGATAGTAAACTCGATAATTAATAGCAACGGAAATGCCGGTTTGGTTTATCGTGGTAAAGACTCCCTGACAATAGTTAACAATCTATTTGTAAACAATGGTTTAAAGGGTGAATACTGCATTCGAGTGAATGATCAGATACTGCCTGCACCGGCAAAAATGTTTTCGGTAAACAACATTTTTGCCTTTAACTACTGCGGGATATTCCTGGGTGGGTTTGTTATATTAGAGAATGAAGATTATAATATTTACTGGAGCAGGGATGATGCTGAGATTGTGATTAATAACCGAATTTATACCAGGGACGAAATAAATTCGAAAGTATGGTATGAAGAAACCGGCCAGGGAAAAAACAGCCGGTCAATAGATCCTTTGTTTGTTAACTTGCAGTACCGTGATTACCGATTGGCACGGAACAGCCCTGCTATAGATCGAGGAACTGGGGCTTTTGCTCCTGATAAGGATATTGACGGTAATATTCGTCCGCAGGGACGTGGCGTTGATATCGGCCCATACGAAGCAGCGGAGGGCAGCATTGTTTTGCCTATCGCGGTTGCACCGAAGACACCCGGTTATTCCAGTGATATTTCAGGGACTTTGGATTTTTGCTTGGACTGGGGTGTGGTCAGTTCTGTGCATAAAGTCGTAAAATATTGTGTTCAGGTGAGAGATGGCTTAAGCGGCAATTGGCAAAACTGGCTTATGGAAACCCCGGACATCGGCGGCGTGTTCAGCGGAATGTCTGATCATACCTATTATTTCCGTGCTAAAGCCAGGGATATCCTGGATAATTGGGGTGATTGGTCGGGAACGTCTTATACTATTGTTCCTATGGATGACCAAAATCCATTAATTAGATATTCCGGCGAATGGTCAACTGTGGTTGATGATTTTGCTTACTTGAACACATTGCACTATTCTTCCGCTCAGGGAGATTATTTTACGTTGAAATTTAACAGTAGTGAAGTTGCCTGGATTGGTGTTAAAGGTCCTGATCGCGGGCAGGCCAAGTTATATCTGGATGGAGAACTGCAGCAAGTGGATTTATATAGTGGGAAGCATCAATACAGAATACCGATATTTAAAGTTATTTTGCCGGAAGGAGTACACGAACTGAAAGTTGAGGTTTCTGGAACAAAAAATAAGCTGTCGGCTGGTTTCAGGGTTGATTTAGATGGTATAGCCATTAAGCGGTAA
- a CDS encoding SDR family oxidoreductase: MRCLVTGGAGFIGSNLVHTLINEGYKVRVLDNFSTGKFENIETVIKNIDLIVGDLCREDDVRRAVKGVDIVFHQAALPSVPRSVADPYTTNRVNIEGTLNVFLAARDSGVKRVVYASSSSVYGSNEKLPKEETMLTRPMSPYAASKLAKEVYGRIFYDLYGLETVGLRYFNVFGPRQNPESQYAAVIPKFITALLKGKSPDIYGDGEQSRDFTYISDVVKANLLAARGSGAAGEVFNIARGTKINLNELLNLLKKITGSKAEAAYAASRPGDVKHSLAAIEKAQSILGYQPEVSLEAGLRQTVAWFGGSSLVN, encoded by the coding sequence TTGAGATGTCTGGTAACCGGTGGCGCCGGTTTTATCGGCTCAAATCTAGTGCATACTTTAATAAATGAAGGATATAAAGTACGGGTCTTAGATAATTTTTCTACCGGAAAGTTCGAAAATATAGAGACTGTGATTAAAAATATTGATCTTATTGTGGGCGATTTGTGTAGAGAGGATGATGTGCGGAGGGCGGTAAAGGGGGTTGATATTGTCTTTCATCAGGCCGCTCTGCCATCTGTGCCCAGATCGGTGGCGGATCCCTATACAACTAATAGAGTTAATATCGAAGGTACCTTAAATGTTTTTTTAGCAGCCCGTGACAGCGGAGTTAAAAGAGTGGTTTACGCATCCTCTTCCTCAGTTTACGGCAGTAATGAGAAACTGCCTAAGGAGGAAACTATGCTGACCAGACCCATGTCACCCTATGCGGCCTCAAAATTGGCTAAAGAGGTTTACGGGCGAATATTTTATGACTTGTATGGCCTGGAAACAGTGGGATTAAGGTACTTTAATGTTTTCGGACCGCGGCAAAACCCCGAGTCTCAGTATGCCGCGGTTATACCGAAATTTATAACCGCTCTGCTAAAAGGAAAATCCCCTGATATATATGGAGACGGAGAGCAGTCCAGAGACTTTACCTATATTTCAGATGTGGTAAAAGCTAACCTTTTAGCTGCCAGGGGTTCAGGAGCTGCCGGGGAAGTTTTTAATATTGCCCGCGGAACTAAGATTAATCTCAATGAATTGCTCAATCTGTTGAAAAAGATTACCGGCAGTAAGGCAGAAGCGGCGTATGCTGCTTCGCGTCCCGGTGATGTGAAACACTCTTTGGCAGCAATTGAAAAGGCACAGTCAATTCTTGGGTACCAACCGGAGGTGAGTCTGGAAGCCGGTCTGCGTCAAACCGTTGCCTGGTTTGGGGGGAGTTCCCTTGTTAATTAA
- a CDS encoding GNAT family N-acetyltransferase, with translation MFEVISPSQTNRWLEAIKRIDGLDLHYRLEYCRLWADDGWPEMFVYQEGNDYLVYPYIIRSINQIPGFKDKLSEELYDITTPYGFGGPITSQEAGIKFRENFYQCFSRYCYEKNIISEFIRFHPLLENHRLWEEQLTLTQVSSNVYVDLTCSPEELWANYDYSNRKNIKKAYKEGLKVLIEEEPFHFQEFLAIYHHTMDRNKASGSYYFPQEFYEQLHCDLKGCFIYAHTIKDGKIISTELLVFNERYIHSFLGGTLLEYFSCRPNNILKHEIIEWARSKGIKYFLLGGGYADEDGIFRYKRSFSRNGVKDFYVGKKVHNEEAVKRLEQLMIFEKRMHGENYFPPYRR, from the coding sequence TTGTTTGAAGTAATTTCCCCATCTCAAACTAACCGGTGGCTTGAAGCGATAAAAAGAATTGATGGCCTGGATTTGCACTATAGGTTGGAGTATTGCCGTCTATGGGCTGACGACGGTTGGCCGGAAATGTTTGTTTACCAGGAAGGTAATGACTATTTGGTCTATCCTTACATTATAAGATCAATTAATCAAATACCTGGTTTTAAAGACAAACTCTCAGAAGAGCTGTACGATATTACCACGCCCTATGGTTTTGGCGGGCCGATAACCTCCCAGGAAGCAGGTATAAAATTTAGAGAGAATTTTTATCAATGTTTTTCCCGGTATTGCTATGAGAAAAATATTATCAGCGAGTTTATCAGATTTCATCCTCTTTTGGAAAATCACCGGCTTTGGGAAGAGCAATTGACTCTAACCCAGGTTTCCTCTAATGTGTATGTTGATTTAACCTGTTCTCCGGAGGAACTTTGGGCTAACTATGATTATAGCAATCGGAAAAATATTAAAAAGGCCTACAAAGAGGGTCTAAAGGTATTAATAGAGGAAGAGCCTTTTCATTTTCAAGAATTTCTGGCTATTTATCATCACACCATGGATCGGAATAAAGCCAGTGGTTCTTATTATTTTCCGCAGGAGTTTTATGAGCAGCTACACTGTGATTTAAAAGGATGTTTTATATATGCTCATACGATTAAGGATGGAAAAATCATTTCCACAGAGTTACTGGTATTTAATGAACGATACATTCATTCCTTTTTAGGCGGAACGTTGTTGGAATACTTTAGTTGTCGTCCCAATAATATCCTTAAGCACGAGATAATTGAGTGGGCCCGGTCCAAAGGTATTAAATATTTTCTTTTGGGGGGCGGTTATGCTGATGAAGATGGCATCTTTCGATACAAACGCTCTTTTTCCCGTAACGGAGTAAAAGACTTTTATGTGGGGAAAAAAGTCCATAACGAGGAGGCTGTGAAAAGGTTGGAGCAGTTAATGATCTTTGAAAAGAGGATGCACGGAGAAAATTATTTTCCACCTTACCGGAGGTAA
- a CDS encoding glycosyltransferase family 4 protein translates to MLINLPPKKTLLIIHVATIGITAYKALLTQCLRQREAGLEVRFVFSPSPETELLREMDFAVKEIYIDRDIRPVKDLKSILGLSRYFRDVKPDLVHTHTSKAGVVGRIAAQLTGVPNIVHTVHGFPFHENMPFFKKLLYERIEKIAARMTDVMLFQSKEDVLTAQKLSIWPRKAAPVHIGNGVDLTQFHPEKSTTAKKNALRLSLGIRKDEPVIIMIGRVNHEKGFNDLVDALHIIRHLSWKTLVVGPDEGYLPVILDKINQYKLKERVEILGLRRDISDLLAISDIFVLPSYREGLPRSLIEAQATGLPCIASNIRGCREIIEPEQTGFLIEPGDYIALGRSLRRLLENPELSREMGRAARKRAEECYSELEVSMKILKAYRMVLNFSVI, encoded by the coding sequence TTGTTAATTAATCTGCCCCCCAAAAAAACACTTTTAATTATTCATGTGGCGACTATCGGTATTACGGCCTATAAGGCTCTTTTAACCCAGTGTCTGAGACAAAGAGAGGCTGGTTTGGAGGTAAGGTTTGTCTTTAGTCCTTCTCCGGAAACCGAACTTTTGCGTGAAATGGACTTTGCAGTAAAAGAAATTTATATTGACCGGGATATCAGACCGGTTAAAGATTTAAAAAGTATTTTAGGCCTATCAAGGTATTTTCGGGATGTGAAGCCGGATTTGGTGCATACTCACACCTCTAAGGCCGGAGTGGTTGGGAGAATTGCTGCTCAATTAACTGGTGTCCCCAATATTGTACATACAGTACATGGTTTTCCTTTCCATGAAAATATGCCTTTTTTTAAAAAGCTGTTGTATGAACGGATTGAAAAAATAGCAGCCAGAATGACTGATGTAATGCTTTTTCAGAGTAAGGAAGATGTTCTTACTGCGCAAAAACTGTCTATTTGGCCCCGAAAGGCCGCACCCGTGCATATTGGTAACGGAGTGGACTTAACTCAATTTCACCCGGAAAAATCCACTACGGCTAAGAAAAATGCCCTTAGATTAAGCCTGGGTATTCGAAAAGATGAGCCTGTAATTATTATGATTGGCCGTGTTAACCATGAGAAAGGCTTTAACGATTTGGTAGACGCTTTGCATATTATACGTCATTTATCATGGAAAACATTAGTAGTTGGGCCTGATGAAGGTTATTTGCCGGTTATTTTAGATAAAATCAACCAATATAAACTAAAGGAACGTGTTGAAATTCTCGGATTGCGCAGAGATATTTCTGATTTATTGGCTATCTCAGATATTTTTGTTTTGCCTTCTTATCGGGAAGGCTTACCCCGTTCCTTAATTGAGGCCCAAGCCACGGGTTTACCTTGTATTGCCAGCAATATTAGAGGGTGCCGGGAAATAATTGAGCCGGAGCAAACCGGTTTTCTTATCGAGCCGGGGGATTATATTGCTTTGGGGCGATCTCTGCGGAGGCTTTTGGAAAATCCGGAGCTTAGTAGGGAGATGGGACGGGCTGCCAGAAAGCGGGCTGAGGAATGTTATAGCGAATTGGAAGTTAGCATGAAAATATTGAAAGCTTACCGGATGGTTTTAAACTTTTCTGTAATTTAG
- a CDS encoding sugar transferase: protein MSIGARNQAIKRIVDLILAILLIIIFSPIFLGMALLIKFTSPGEIVFKQKRLGLHGQVFWMFKFRSMVKNAVNIGSGMFVEENDSRITPVGKLLRKTSLDELPQLFNVLKGEMSLIGPRPAPLHHFAKYDLRQIERLSVRPGITGWAQVNGRVALYWPERIEMDLWYIKNYSLGLDLKILLMTFISVFRRKGTVAKTDRREKDPFMKE from the coding sequence ATGTCAATTGGTGCTCGTAATCAGGCTATCAAGCGTATTGTTGACTTAATTTTGGCGATATTATTGATAATTATATTTAGCCCGATCTTTTTAGGAATGGCTTTGTTAATTAAATTTACCTCACCGGGGGAAATCGTTTTTAAGCAGAAGCGTCTGGGCCTTCACGGACAAGTGTTTTGGATGTTTAAATTTCGAAGCATGGTGAAAAACGCAGTCAACATAGGATCAGGAATGTTTGTTGAAGAAAATGATTCCCGGATTACCCCGGTGGGAAAATTATTAAGAAAAACCAGTTTGGATGAACTGCCTCAGCTATTTAATGTTCTTAAAGGTGAAATGAGCTTAATCGGACCCCGTCCGGCACCCCTGCACCACTTTGCTAAATATGATTTGCGTCAGATAGAAAGGCTTAGTGTAAGACCTGGGATAACGGGATGGGCCCAAGTCAATGGGCGAGTTGCCTTGTACTGGCCTGAGCGTATAGAAATGGATTTATGGTATATAAAAAATTATTCTTTGGGGCTGGATCTAAAGATCTTGTTAATGACCTTTATATCTGTGTTCAGGCGAAAGGGAACGGTAGCCAAGACGGATCGCAGAGAAAAAGATCCCTTTATGAAAGAATGA
- a CDS encoding NAD-dependent epimerase/dehydratase family protein produces MIKKILVTGGAGFLGSHLCEKLLTEGYQVRILDSFASGRESNLKNIQKNMQLVRGSISDESMVNEACCGVDAVIHTAFPMTIRERDLNSGLVSDVLTGFFNVLKGALNNNALLVYISSIAVYGNQLYTPIDERHPLEPVLLHGALKLSGENFCRVLTKSHGLRAVILRVADIYGPRNTRISVPIRFLRQSLKNELISVYGDGTQSRTYTYVGDFTDAVAKVLSVPAVEGEILNLSADWSISMYELAQMVRDITGSKSEIRMLKDAPVEDRKLLIDNRKIKQFLDFKPMFSMRQGLFLTVEWLKENPDFYSV; encoded by the coding sequence TTGATTAAAAAAATACTGGTTACCGGAGGAGCAGGGTTCCTTGGTTCCCATCTTTGTGAAAAGCTGTTGACAGAAGGTTACCAGGTAAGAATACTTGATAGTTTTGCCTCCGGTAGGGAGAGCAACCTGAAAAATATTCAGAAGAATATGCAACTGGTGCGAGGCAGTATTTCTGATGAATCAATGGTTAATGAGGCCTGTTGCGGGGTAGACGCAGTCATTCACACTGCCTTTCCCATGACCATTAGGGAGCGGGATTTAAATAGCGGTCTGGTTTCAGATGTTTTAACCGGATTTTTTAATGTTCTAAAGGGGGCTTTAAATAACAATGCTTTATTGGTGTATATTTCTTCTATCGCGGTATACGGGAACCAACTGTACACACCGATAGATGAAAGACATCCTTTAGAGCCGGTGCTCTTGCATGGTGCCCTAAAACTGTCCGGAGAAAATTTTTGCCGGGTTCTCACGAAAAGCCACGGGCTAAGAGCGGTGATTTTACGTGTTGCAGATATTTATGGGCCGCGCAACACCAGGATCAGTGTACCAATTAGATTTTTACGGCAGTCCTTAAAAAATGAATTGATTTCTGTATATGGAGACGGAACACAAAGTCGCACCTATACCTATGTGGGAGATTTTACTGACGCAGTGGCTAAGGTGCTATCAGTCCCGGCAGTGGAAGGAGAAATTTTGAATCTGTCTGCTGACTGGAGCATTTCTATGTATGAATTGGCTCAAATGGTTAGGGATATTACGGGCAGCAAAAGTGAGATTAGAATGTTAAAAGATGCTCCGGTGGAGGACCGCAAGCTGTTAATTGATAATAGAAAAATAAAACAATTTCTGGATTTTAAACCCATGTTTAGTATGAGGCAAGGTCTGTTTTTAACTGTCGAGTGGCTTAAAGAAAATCCTGATTTTTATAGTGTATAA